CGCAGGTCTCTGCCCCAGTCCGTGCTCTTCACTGAGCTGTTGCTCTCTGTGCTCGCATTGTATGAGACACGTTCTCAGAGGGGTAAGCCCACCTCTGCTCCCCAAGCAGACACCACACACCTGGGCCAAGATCCACCTTCCTAGGCACGGCCTCCAGAGAAAACATCAAGAAGGACAGGCATTGGAGGCCAGGAGTTGGCTTCCTAATGTCTAAATGCCACCGACTCCCAGGGAGGTCAGCTATGGAAAGATGACCAAGATACTTCTGAGGTATAAAATGCTGTGTCTGCTGGCCACTGGTCAGCTTTGTCGTCGTCAGACTTGTCGCTGTCATCGCCACTGGAGGGTTCATAGCCCGGGATGGCAGAGCGGATCGGCTCCAGCTGCCTGCCATCTGCCTCCgcctccttcttcttttccGCCAGCAGCTGCCTGTAGCACAGGTTGCACACCCTCAGGGGCTTGGGGGACAGTCGGGGCATCAGGAACCTCTGCCTGGAGCAGTCTGCACAGACAACAAAGCCGCACTTGCGGCAGTGGTGCCTTCGGGTGAGCGTGGAGAACTTGGTCTGCGTGCAGCGCATGCAGATGTCCGTCGCCTTGTCGGGGATCCAGGGGGCTGCATGCTCCGTGGAGGGCTGCCGGCCCGTCTTCGTCAGCAGGTGCCTGATGCACTCTTCCAGATGGCTGATCCACTCCTTCCTTTCTGTGAGGGAGGCCGCGGAAACCACAAAGGACTTCTTGGAGGTTTTAATCATCCAGCGGTTCTTC
This genomic window from Haliaeetus albicilla chromosome 10, bHalAlb1.1, whole genome shotgun sequence contains:
- the PLEKHF1 gene encoding pleckstrin homology domain-containing family F member 1, with the protein product MVDHLANTEINSQRIAAVENCFGASGQPLAVPGRVLLGEGILTKECRKKPKPRIFFLFNDILVYGSIVINKRKYNSQHIIPLEDVTLESLPDTLQMKNRWMIKTSKKSFVVSAASLTERKEWISHLEECIRHLLTKTGRQPSTEHAAPWIPDKATDICMRCTQTKFSTLTRRHHCRKCGFVVCADCSRQRFLMPRLSPKPLRVCNLCYRQLLAEKKKEAEADGRQLEPIRSAIPGYEPSSGDDSDKSDDDKADQWPADTAFYTSEVSWSSFHS